Part of the Cyclopterus lumpus isolate fCycLum1 chromosome 16, fCycLum1.pri, whole genome shotgun sequence genome, GCTCCAGTGTTTGGCCACAAGGTTGAGGAGTATCTCCGGGGGTTTCCTATAACTGCCCTGGAAGTTGAGATAAGAGATAAGCtcttatgagaaaaaaaacaacctcaaataTGATGTGTACAAGTAgcagaaacaaaataatgattCAGTATGTGAAATAGTAATTAGACTTAATTCCCTTCCCACCCTTCTTTTATTTCCCCCTTGATGGCTGGAGTCCCCCTCAGTCTTGTTTAAGCTGGAGTAGGTCAGTCTTGGAGGATGTAAGATAGGGTTTGAACGGTCCGACAAATTCAAACCAGGACGACGTGGACTGGGAGGCCGGATATTAGCCATAGAGTAACTATGACCATGACTTTGAACTggattaaaacattgaaaacacacattcaacaaCATGTCATGAAAGTGTATTTGCAGATGTATATTAAGTACAGATGCTATTCCTACCAGGATTAGGGGTGTAATGTCCCTTGGCTGCATGTCTGGATTGTTTGGGAGAGtccttttgcttttgttttccagGCACATGTCTGCATTCCTCTACATAGGGGCCAAAGGACACTGTTGGTCTTTCAGTGACTTTTAATGAGGTAGAGCTTCTTGTATGAGAAGGTTCTTTCATGTGTGGCACTTTGGACCTTGCGATATCTGgtcaaattacaaatgacataATACATGTTTTGATTAATTCACCCTAGATGTGTATGAAGGTAGATATGTGTCTttacgcaaacaaaaaaagatgttttgacAGCAAATTTTTCATttgtaagtaaattaattgttagtgttgcttatgaaactagaatgttttgctgcaaatcaaaaaaaacaacttcgctctcaaagaaaaaagaacttCGCTCTCAAAACGAAAAGCTACGAGTTGCGTTTGGACGTAGTGGGCGGGGCTGAATGAGCGAGGAGTTTCTATTGGTGGATTCGGCTCGGCTCGCTACGCTAACAGGAGGTTACCgtgaggaggacatggaggtaaGTGGACATCatattgctctgttttgtcaaaagtattttaaatgtagcaacacatcacttttatttcatgttattaGTGTCGTGGAGTCTCTCTTTTTGAAGAACATGGAGGGCTGCTGTGTTGACATGCAGCCCCACTTTCTGAGTGCGTGTAACCACGCCCACAACGTCCAAAAACAGGTTTGTTTATTTGAGAGCGTAGGTTTTTTATGAGCGTaggattttattttgagagcaaaggtttttgatttgcagcaacaCATTCTAGattcataagcaaaactaacaattaatttacttacaaACGAGAAATATGCtctcaaaacatcttttttgtttgcgtaataaaagacacaaatctaCTACTTTCTTAGACGTTCAgattctaaataaataattatcttCTGTCTCCACCTAGTGGAAAAGACAGAACAATGGTTAGGGTACAACTGATTTAGCGccctttattatttacatttccaAATGAAGTGTTTCATCCTGTGTTCACCCAGATCTGCTCACCTACTCATATCCCAAGTCTAAATAACAGATTTTCTGAATAATTGCTTGTAGAACACGATATCTTAGATCCATATAAAAGCTGGGACTAAAGAGGAGACGGTTATCATTGAACCCCAGACTAGAGAGCAGCAAAAACTTACCATATTTTGTGGGAGGATACCTGAGGATGGATTTAGATGTTTcctaaagaaaaaacaagtatGTAAGTCAGTAAGTAtgataatgtaaatgtataactGATAATATTGTTTGACCTATAGTGAAATAACAATCACCTGTTTTGGAGTTGAACTCCTCTGTTCTGTGAAGTCTTGTGATTCATCCTGTGTGGGTTCTGAGACAGAAGACAGTTTGAAATGAATAGAAGTgaaaacagtgaaaacaaaaacaactaattTGACAATTAGATTTTAGGCTTTGGCATCTTACCTTTTACCTCCTTAAGAACAAAGTTGACCTGAGTTGCACTTTGGTCTCCTGGATTCGTCGCAACAAAATTCAACACAATATCATCAGTGTCGGTCAGAAGCGAGCGCCTCTTGGTTAAGCGATCCACTGAAGCCAGTCTCTGATCACTGCTTCTGGGAACCACAAGCAAGACAGTAAAGATACAAATCCAGCATATGTCAGAAAGGAATTCATTTTGATAATGGTTATTTTTAGTGGCTGTTTTTGTCACCTGAGGTTTTAACCGCAGACTGTGTATAataagtggacgtagtcacagtgatgtcaaCAATTGGTTTGTGGAATATGGCTTTTGGGCAAAGAGTTGCATATTGGCCTTcgttatcttgtttttttgtaaccagaagtgacacaagaagGTGTAGCCATGTACAATTTGAACACTGAGTAAGACATTTATGGGCGACCCAAATGTTATTAACTTTcataaactgaaaacacactgtgaaagggttaaagttgtaagacgaaaagacaacaatgttattaataaataatgttcacTGAGTTAATAGATCATGTGAGAGCTAGGGTAATTTGTTCAGAATTTTGTGAGACAATACGATTTATTTCTGcaaccataggagtcgccccctgatggcaaTTAGAAAGAATTAAAGTTTCAGGCACTTCCTCCtttgcttcacttttcagaggTTGTCGCCTTGTTTCAACTCTTTTGTGCTTTAAAACTCAACACTGATCCACATGTGACTGCTTTCTTTATAATCAAGCCCCCGAGTCAGTTCCTTTTTGGTGGGGCAAACTTCATACAAACATCCTCAAAGATTGTTTATCCTTCCTCATACTATTCAAGACAAAGCAAATATCAAAATCAGTTTTGATTGTTTCCCATGTTCTCAAAATCCTTGGTAGACCCCGTATCAAGTCAAAGTAGAGCTGAAACTAAACTGAAGCCTCTGACAATCAGTGTACCTTTGGTCAGCAACCCGAGTCAAAGACGATCTCTTCTGCAGAGGTAGAAGGTCAGAGGAGAACTGCATTATGGCAGCTTTGCGCTCAGTGTCTCTGACTGAACAACCATCTAGAAGGCAAGAGAGGAGAATTAGTTATGGTCAAAACTCACCTGGGGTTAGCATAATATGGGGGACACGGCTTTATCTTACCTAGATTGCGTAGGTTGGGCATGGCATGCACCAGACAAGGACGGTATTGTGGATATCGTTTGGTCAGAGGGTTGAGCCTGAGGTCAATCTCTCTCAAGACTGGCAGCTCAAACAGAACCTTCACCTCTTTAAGGGAAGGAATGTCATTATAGTACAGGATCAGCCTCTCCAGCACTTTCAAATGTTGAACCCCCTGGGGAGGAAACCATTCAGTATTAGAAGAGGGGTTACCAGCTATTGTCAGATACGTTCATACCAATGTttaacaaaaaggaaataaaagaggatAACTGGACCGTTTCCATTTTTTATTGAACATCAACAAACACGTTTACAGCATTCAGCTTAAGCATATggttttatatgtatttataataagggtagatgaaatcaagcattctgattggttgagagtgagtcacggggtgtactttattgagccataaagtcctgtacacctgtttacatttatctgagcgttccatatcagtgcgcactcaaaatattttttttgcgcGATTGTTAGTTGTCATTTCAAGCTTGAcagttaccaaacatgtttcGAGTGAATATTTTGGGGGGATTGACTTTTGATAAGTGGTTA contains:
- the cep72 gene encoding centrosomal protein of 72 kDa isoform X1, encoding MAAECLTTITEPWIRERLQLKHPCLGDVRSLSLPGTSEEKIRSLGNALNNFVRLKSLDLSCNVLVSIEGVQHLKVLERLILYYNDIPSLKEVKVLFELPVLREIDLRLNPLTKRYPQYRPCLVHAMPNLRNLDGCSVRDTERKAAIMQFSSDLLPLQKRSSLTRVADQSSDQRLASVDRLTKRRSLLTDTDDIVLNFVATNPGDQSATQVNFVLKEVKEPTQDESQDFTEQRSSTPKQETSKSILRYPPTKYDIARSKVPHMKEPSHTRSSTSLKVTERPTVSFGPYVEECRHVPGKQKQKDSPKQSRHAAKGHYTPNPVQSHGHSYSMANIRPPSPRRPGLNLSDRSNPILHPPRLTYSSLNKTEGDSSHQGGNKRRGSYRKPPEILLNLVAKHWSRERSLHHNNNFLSQAVQILSMMEDDISCREAEVRTLRQDALNFQEAAREEEHKSEVRNLSAQLDTACSGVGKLKEKLRIVLDENVALHKRLIELEGHYLKSRIKGSPITQIKETQTEVDELRKENEGLRVKLLEAENSTICKICCKKATAELKGSGELQSGT
- the cep72 gene encoding centrosomal protein of 72 kDa isoform X3; its protein translation is MAAECLTTITEPWIRERLQLKHPCLGDVRSLSLPGTSEEKIRSLGNALNNFVRLKSLDLSCNVLVSIEGVQHLKVLERLILYYNDIPSLKEVKVLFELPVLREIDLRLNPLTKRYPQYRPCLVHAMPNLRNLDGCSVRDTERKAAIMQFSSDLLPLQKRSSLTRVADQRSSDQRLASVDRLTKRRSLLTDTDDIVLNFVATNPGDQSATQVNFVLKEVKEPTQDESQDFTEQRSSTPKQETSKSILRYPPTKYDIARSKVPHMKEPSHTRSSTSLKVTERPTVSFGPYVEECRHVPGKQKQKDSPKQSRHAAKGHYTPNPVQSHGHSYSMANIRPPSPRRPGLNLSDRSNPILHPPRLTYSSLNKTEGDSSHQGGNKRRGSYRKPPEILLNLVAKHWSRERSLHHNNNFLSQAVQILSMMEDDISCREAEVRTLRQDALNFQEAAREEEHKSEVRNLSAQLDTACSGVGKLKEKLRIVLDENVALHKRLIELEGHYLKSRIKGSPITQIKETQTEVDELRKENEGLRVKLLEAENSTICKICCKKATAELKGSGELQSGT
- the cep72 gene encoding centrosomal protein of 72 kDa isoform X2, with product MAAECLTTITEPWIRERLQLKHPCLGDVRSLSLPGTSEEKIRSLGNALNNFVRLKSLDLSCNVLVSIEGVQHLKVLERLILYYNDIPSLKEVKVLFELPVLREIDLRLNPLTKRYPQYRPCLVHAMPNLRNLDGCSVRDTERKAAIMQFSSDLLPLQKRSSLTRVADQRSSDQRLASVDRLTKRRSLLTDTDDIVLNFVATNPGDQSATQVNFVLKEVKEPTQDESQDFTEQRSSTPKQETSKSILRYPPTKYEECRHVPGKQKQKDSPKQSRHAAKGHYTPNPVQSHGHSYSMANIRPPSPRRPGLNLSDRSNPILHPPRLTYSSLNKTEGDSSHQGGNKRRGSYRKPPEILLNLVAKHWSRERSLHHNNNFLSQAVQILSMMEDDISCREAEVRTLRQDALNFQEAAREEEHKSEVRNLSAQLDTACSGVGKLKEKLRIVLDENVALHKRLIELEGHYLKSRIKGSPITQIKETQTEVDELRKENEGLRVKLLEAENSTICKICCKKATAELKGSGELQSGT